A segment of the Nitrospinota bacterium genome:
GACCGAAAACAAGGACAAGGTAATCGCACTGCTCACCGACGGTTTCATGGAGAAACACGGTGTGAGGGAGAAGCTTGCCGCGGAAGGATTCAAGGTGGAGTCCTATTCCGCATTGTCCGGCGAGACCGTTGAAAAGCTGGCCGCCGCCCGGCCGGACATAATAATCGGCGATGACGACCCCGCCAACGCCGCGGACAGCTTCCATTTTTTCAAGAGGCTCAAAGAGGACCCCCGGTTCAAGGAGACAGAGTTGTTCTTCTACACCGGGGCCATAGACGTCAAGACGGAAATATCCATCCGCAGGCTCAAGATCACCTCGTATTTCATTAAATCCGAAAACGTCGGGCATCTTGTGGACGGGGTCTTGCAGCACTATATACAGAAGGATCTGGACAAGGACGACAGCAGGTGGAAAAAGGAGATAAACGACCTTGAAATCCAGGAGGCGGAAGAGGCGCGGGCCGATGAAGCCTCCTCCAGTTACACCGGGGACGAATACACCAGCGGGCAGAGCTTGGAGAACACAGCGGAGTTTTCGGACATGGTGGACACGTTCCACAAGGGGATAGAGGCAAAGCTTGGCACGGACGAGTCGTCGTTCGAGGCGTATTACAACCTTGGGATATCGTACCTTGAAATGGGGCTGTTCCCCCAGGCGCTGGCGGAGTTTGAGAAGGTCAAATCGTCACCGGCGTGGAAACTCAAGGCGGTGAACATGATCGGCCAGACCCAGAGGAAGATGGGGGAGCCGGACAAGGCGGTGGAGACGTTCAAGGCCGGTTTTAAGGAGACGGCGGACACTTTCACGAAAATGGGCTTTCTTTACGAGATCGCCGACACCATGGAGTCCCAGGGGAAAAACCAGGAGGCGTACAAGGCGTTCGCCACCATATATCAGCAGAACAAGGAATTCAAGGACGTGCGTTCCAGATTGATAACGTTGAAGAACCTCATCGAAAGCAAAGGCAAGGCATAGATCATGGTGGTCATAAACTACGCGAACCGGGAGCTGACGGCCAAGATCGTGTATTACGGCCCGGCGCTATGCGGGAAGACCACAAACCTGGAGCTGATCCACAAAAAGATTTCCCCCCAGAACCGGGGCCAGATGCTTTCCATGGCCACCGAGGCGGATCGCACACTGTTCTTCGACCTTCTGCCGGTGGACATCGGGACCATCGGGGGATTCCAGGTGAAGATGCAGCTTTTCACCGTGCCGGGGCAGACTTATTACAACAAGACCCGGATGCTTGTGCTTCGGGGGGCCGACGGCGTGGTGTTCGTGGCGGACAGCCAGGAGTCCAAGGTCGGCGACAATGTGGAGAGCATGAAGAACCTGGAGGAGAACCTTTCCGCCAACAACTTAAACCTCGACACGATCCCGATGGTGATTCAGCTCAACAAGCAGGACCTGCCACCGCTGGCCTCCGATGAAAAACTCAATGAAGCGCTCAACCGGCGCAAGGTCCCCACGATGAAGGCCGTGGCCATGCGGGGCGATGGTGTGATGGAGACGTTCAAGCTCATATCCCGGGAGGTGCTCACGTCGCTGCAGGGGAGGATAGGGCGCGGGGTGGAGCCGGCTCCGGAACAGGCTCCTCGCCCGGTGGCCCCGCCCGGCGGGCAG
Coding sequences within it:
- a CDS encoding tetratricopeptide repeat protein, which produces MTENKDKVIALLTDGFMEKHGVREKLAAEGFKVESYSALSGETVEKLAAARPDIIIGDDDPANAADSFHFFKRLKEDPRFKETELFFYTGAIDVKTEISIRRLKITSYFIKSENVGHLVDGVLQHYIQKDLDKDDSRWKKEINDLEIQEAEEARADEASSSYTGDEYTSGQSLENTAEFSDMVDTFHKGIEAKLGTDESSFEAYYNLGISYLEMGLFPQALAEFEKVKSSPAWKLKAVNMIGQTQRKMGEPDKAVETFKAGFKETADTFTKMGFLYEIADTMESQGKNQEAYKAFATIYQQNKEFKDVRSRLITLKNLIESKGKA
- a CDS encoding gliding-motility protein MglA — encoded protein: MVVINYANRELTAKIVYYGPALCGKTTNLELIHKKISPQNRGQMLSMATEADRTLFFDLLPVDIGTIGGFQVKMQLFTVPGQTYYNKTRMLVLRGADGVVFVADSQESKVGDNVESMKNLEENLSANNLNLDTIPMVIQLNKQDLPPLASDEKLNEALNRRKVPTMKAVAMRGDGVMETFKLISREVLTSLQGRIGRGVEPAPEQAPRPVAPPGGQQVVKVAADRRNAAGLAAEGFEKQAVKEATFNGDTPPEVVIDALRKQLGRVMESNRGLHQQCEEMRRTIEKLAMSLKTAGAKK